The stretch of DNA TTGCCGGCAAAGCGTTCCTTGCCGCGTACGTCCACGTCCACGGCGAAGATGACGGCGTCGGCTGCAGCGATGACGGCGGGGTCCAGCGGCTTGGCGCCGGAGGAACCCTGCGTCTCAACCTGCAGGTCCACACCGGCTTCCTGTGCGGCGAGAACCAGTGAGTCAGCCGCCATGTAGGTGTGGGCGATGCCGGTGGGGCATGCGGTCACGGCTACCAGGCGCTTGGGACCCCGGCTGGCGGAACCAGCGGCACCGGTTGCCGTGCTGCCGGCAGGTGAGGAGGAGCCGGCACCGACAGCTGCGCCAACCGGGACGGCGTCAGCAGCGGGCGCGGCGTGGGCGGCCGGCTTGTCAGCCAGTGCGCCGTCCACCAGGTCCACGATCTCCTCGCGCGAGGAGGCGTTGCGCAGGGCTGCGGTGAAGTCTTTCTTGATCAGGGACCTGGCGAGCTTGGACAGCAGCTTGAGGTGCTGCTGGTCAGCGCCGTCCGGGGCTGCGATGAAGAAGATCAGGTCCGCCGGGCCGTCCTTGGCGCCGAAGTCCACCTTGGGATCCAGGCGGGCCATGGCCAGGGTGGGTTCGTTGACGGCCGCGGAACGGCAGTGCGGGATGGCGATGCCGCCGGGGATACCCGTGGCAGTTTTCTGCTCGCGGGCGAAGGCGTCCGCGAAAAGGCCTTCAACTTCTGAAGCGCGTCCGGTGGCAGCTACTTTGCTTGCCAGGTGCCGGATCACCGTCTCGGGGGAATTGCCCAGGTTCTGGTCGAGCTCGACCAGTTCCGTGGTGATGAGCTGGGTCACTGTCAATCCTTTCGAAGGGCCGTGATGGTTACGGCATCCGGGGTGGTTTGGTGGACTGCCGGGACAGTGGAGCCCGGCAGGGAGGCGGCTGCGGCACCGTGGGCCACCGCCTGACGAAGGCAATCGGCCGGGGCGGCGCCCTGGCCTTGGGCGAGCAGGTAGCCGGCCAGGGCTGAATCGCCCGCGCCGACCGTACTGACCGCGGCGACCGGCGGGTGCGTGGCCAGCCACGCGCCGTCGGCCGTTACCAGGACAGCTCCCTTGGATCCGAGAGTTGCCAGCACAGCACCCACACCGGAACGTACGACGGCGGCGGCTGCTGCTGCGGCTGCAGCCGGGTCCGCTTCCAGTTCGTCAGCGGTGGCCGGGGAGGCGAAACCGGCTGCGGCAGCCAGCTCCGCCAATTCTTCGGCATTGGGTTTGAGGAGGTCCGGTTTTCCCGAACCATTGGCTGCCCCGCTGCCGGACAACCCGCCGGCCAACCCTTCGCTGGAGAGGCCGTCGCTGGAGACGGCGGCGGCAAGGGGGGCACCGGAGGAGTCCACGGCGATCTGCGGGGCGGTGCCGTCTGCGGCGGAGCGCACCCGGCGGGCCACCGTGGCGTAGAAGTCGGCGGGGAATCCCGGGGGCAGCGAACCGGCCAGGACCACCCAGCTGGCACCGCGGGAGCTCTCAACCAGCAGCTTCATCAGGGATTCCTGCTGGTCCGCATCGAGCAGCGGGCCGGGTTCGTTGATCTTGGTGGTCACGCCGCCGGGCTCGGTGAGCGCGACGTTCGTCCGCAGCGGCTCACCGATAGGCAGGGAAACGAAGGGCACGCCGCTTTCGCGCAGGCCGGCCAGGACCGGATCGCTGTCCGCGCCCGGGAGGACGGCCAGGGACTCCAGGCCGGACGCCACCAGGGCGCGGGAGACGTTGACGCCCTTGCCGCCGGACTCCTGGCTGACGGAGACGGCCCGCTGCACTTCGCCCCGTGCAAGCGGGCCGGGGAGGGCCACGGTCCGGTCAAGGCTCGGGTTGGCGGTGAAGGTGACGATCATGCGATCACCACGTCTACGCCGGCGTCCTCAAGGGCGGCTGCAAGTTCCGGGCCGGGTTCGCTGTCTGTAATCAAGGTGTCCAGATCTTTCAGGGAGGCGAACTGGACCAGGGTTTCCGTGTCCAGCTTGGAGGAATCGGCCAGCACCACGATCCGGCGGGCCGATCGGACGAAAGCTGCCTTGACGGCGGCTTCCTCGGGGTCAGGAGTGCTCAGGCCGAACGATGCGTGGATGCCGTTGGTGCCGATGAATGCGATGTCCGGCCGCAGCCTGCTGGCCGCCTCCACCGTGGCCTGGCCTACGGCAACCTGGGTGATTCCGCGGACTCTTCCGCCGAGGACATCGAGCGCAATTCCGGGAATGTTGGAAAGCTTGCCGGCGATGGGGAGGGCGTGGGTGATGGCAACCAGTTCGGCCCGGGCTTCTGTTCCGTCGGAAGGTTCGACGGCGGTGCGCCGGGAGAGCAGGTCTGCCAGCACTTCGGTGGTGGTGCCGCCGTCAATCAGGACGCTGCCCGGGGACGTGCGGGGGATGAGGGCCAGTGCCGCCTCTGCGATGCGGACCTTCTGGTCCGGACGCTGGATGGCCCGCTCGGTGATGCTTTCTTCTGTGGTGCTGAACCTGTCCGTGGCCACCGCGCCGCCGTGCACCCGCCGGACGGTTCCGGCGACCTCGAGCGTGGCAAGGTCCCGGCGGACGGTTTCGGTAGTGATGCGGAAGCGCTCGGCCAGGTGGGTCACGGTGACCCGGCCGGTGCCGGCTACAAGCTCGGCAATCTTCTGCTGGCGCTCCTCGGCGAACACATACCCTCCGTTGCGTAAGGCTTGCTGTTAGTGACTGGCATCACATGATGTTGAGTTACTTGACTTTATCTTTGCTTCTGTTGGTTTGTCAATGGAAACCCACACGAAACAAAGTTGACGAGGTTTGCCGTCCCGGTCCGGGCGCTGCTTCTGGGAGCCTTCGGACGCCGATAAAGCCCCGCAAAACTTTGGGGGCAGCGAAAAGCCGGGCCGGACCATAGCGGTCCTGCCCGGCTTTCCTCGGGTCCACGACAGGTTTTCTGTCCTCGGGTTCCTCCGGCCCTGGCTACAGCCCGCCGTCCCTGCTTTCGTTCCTGGTGATGCGCTCGCCGGTGTTCGGATCCACGACTGACCGGGTTTCACTGATCCGCCGGCTGCGGCCCGGCGAGGCGAGGATCAGCGAGGCGATAAGGCCGATCACGCCCACGGCCATCAGGATGTAGCCGATCAGCACCTGGTCAACGAAAGGGATCAGGCCCGGAGCAACCGCCCAGGCGAGGATGGCGCCGAGTGCGATGAGGAAGATGGAAGAACCGATTCTCATGTGCTGCTCCTTGATGGTCACGGAAAGGGCCTTGTCTCGGCCCGCGACGGAATAATAAGTATGCTGTCCGTCATGCGCCACGCTACAGCCCCGAGGTGCCCTGTTCAATGGTTTTGGCCCGTCCCCGGACGTCTCAAATGGGTAACACCCTTGCGGCCAGGGGTGGGTTTTCTGCCCCTTGGCCTGGCTGTAACGGCATAGCTTTTACGGCGCGGCTTCAGCGGCACGGCTCAGGTGCCGTGGCGGCCTGGCTCGCTAGGCTGATCCGATGAAAACAGTTGTGTGGTCAAAGCCCGACGAAGAGCGGGCGGGCACTCCGTTGCTCGTGATGATGCACGGCTACGGCACCGACGAGTCCCGGATGGTCCGCCTCTTTGAGTACTTGCCGGCGGAATTCACCTGCGCGGCGCTGCGCGCGCCCATGGCGATCGGGGACCACTACGGCTGGTTCCTGCTGGACTACTTTTTGGCCAACGACTTCGCTGACGTGATCAAAGCTTCCAACGCCGTCCAGACCTGGATCAACAGCGTTAAGGGCCAGCACACCAGCGTCAGCCTGCTCGGCTATTCCCAGGGCATGGCGATGGCCAGCACCCTGCTGCGCCTGCATCCCAAGGACTACGCAGCGGTTGTGGGACTTTCCGGCTTCGTGCTCGAAAATGAGCTCCTGTCCCTCACTGAGTCCTTCGATGCGCCGCCGCCATTTTTTTGGGGACGGGACAAGGCTGACCTGGTCATCAACGAAGACGCGGTGGCTTACACGGAGGAGTGGCTGCAGGACAACACGCTCCTCACCGCCAGGACCTACCCCGGCATGGGCCACGCCATGTCCAAGACGGAAATGGTGGATGTCAGCGCCTTTCTCCGCCACTACGTGCTTCGCGCCAACCGGACCGCGGGCGCCTAGCACCTTCCGGGCGCAGGCAGCGAGACGTGCGTCACAAACAGCGCTGGCGAAAAAACAGTTGCCAGCCAAATTTGTAAGCGCTTACACTCGACTTCGGCCTCAAATGGGGCCTTGACCTGCGTGGACAAGGAGGGCGGTGTGGTGCGGATGGTTTCCGGCAACAGTTTATGGCGTGCCGTTGCTTGCTCCCGCCGCAGTGCCGGACGCACGATCAGCTTGTCCGCCAACCCGGAACAGGCCCATGATGGTAGGGATAAAAGGATCAGCAAGGCCCCCGGCGGGACAGCAACCGGGACCACGCCGCTGCGCATGTAACGCCGGCCGGCCCGCCGGCTCTGCAGATGATCCGGGCACCGAAGCCACCACACCCCAGAAGCAACGCCTTCGAGGCTGCCCGCCGTCTGAAAGGACACCGCACCACGCATGAGTGAAAATACCGCAACGGACCAAACAGTCAACAGCCTCACCGCCTGGACGGGCGCCTCGGCCGTCCTCTTTGATCTCGACGGCGTACTGACGCCCACCGCAACGGTGCATGAGCAGGCGTGGCAGGAGTTGTTCGAAGGCTACCTCTCATCCCGGCCGGATATTACGGGCTACAGCGAGAGCGATTACTTCGACCACATCGACGGCAAGCCGCGCTTTGACGGCGTCCGCGATTTTCTGGCCTCGCGCGGGATCGTCCTTCCGGAAGGTCCCACCGACGACGACCCCGCCAACACCACCGTCCAAGGTCTGGGCAACCGCAAGAACAGAATTTTCAACAACATTGTCAGCACGGGCGTGGAACCGTTCGGAGGCTCTGTCCGTTTCCTGGCAGCCGTCCTGGACCGCGGCCTGAAAGTCGCCGTCGTCTCCTCCTCACGCAACGCACCCGCCGTCCTGGAAGCAGCGGGACTCAGCCGCCACTTCCGCGTAGTGGTGGACGGTGTGGTGGCAGCCAGGGAAGGCCTGCCGGGCAAACCCAGCCCCGCCACCTACCAGTACGCAGCCCGGCTGCTGGACCTTCCCAGCGAGGAGTGCGTGGTGGTGGAGGACGCAGTCTCCGGTGTCCAGGCCGGAGAGGCAGGTTCGTTCCACTCGGTGATCGGAGTGGACCGGGGCGCCGGACGGCAAACGCTGCTGGAAGCCGGAGCAACCGTGGTGGTCAACGACCTCGACGAACTCCTCTAGCCCGCCGGGCATACAGCCGGCTTCCCCATCCCGGCGCCCGCACCCAACGAATTACTTCAGCAGACAGCAAGCAGCACCCAAGCTGCCGCGCCCGCAGGGGCCAATGACAGCTGCCCCAGCACACGCCTAAGGACCCCAATACCATGGCTCTCATCACCGCAGACCGCGAGCGGTTCCCCAACACCCCCTGGCAACTCGTCGAAACACGCCACGAGCCGGGCGCGGAAGGCGCACTGGAAACCCTTTTTGCCCTCGGCAACGGGCACCTGGGAATCCGCGGCGCCCACTGGGCGGCGGCCGACTCCGACCTGCCGGGCAGCTTCATCAACGGATTCCACGAGATCTGGGACATCAAGCACGCCGAAAACGCGTTCGGCTTTGCACGCACCGGCCAGCGAATCCTGTACATCCCGGACGCCAACAACTTCACCGTGGTCATCGACGGGGAGTCCCTCAGCCTGGCCGAATCCGAGATCCTGGATTACCGCCGCTCCGTTGACTTCGGCACCGGCGTCTACGAATGCCGCATCACCTGGCAGTGCCGCTCCGGCGCCGTCGTCACCACCACTGAGCGCCGCGCCGTCGGGTTCGCCTCCCGCGGATCCCTCGGCATTTCGCTGGACGTGGCCACGGACCGGGAGATCTCCCTGGACGTCACGTCGTCGGTGATCAACCGCCAGGACCAGCCGGTGGAGGACCACTCGGTCCATGATCCGCGCAGGGCGGGCCGCCACGCCGGACGCGTGCTGCTGCCCCTGCGCCTGGA from Pseudarthrobacter siccitolerans encodes:
- a CDS encoding 1-phosphofructokinase family hexose kinase — translated: MIVTFTANPSLDRTVALPGPLARGEVQRAVSVSQESGGKGVNVSRALVASGLESLAVLPGADSDPVLAGLRESGVPFVSLPIGEPLRTNVALTEPGGVTTKINEPGPLLDADQQESLMKLLVESSRGASWVVLAGSLPPGFPADFYATVARRVRSAADGTAPQIAVDSSGAPLAAAVSSDGLSSEGLAGGLSGSGAANGSGKPDLLKPNAEELAELAAAAGFASPATADELEADPAAAAAAAAAVVRSGVGAVLATLGSKGAVLVTADGAWLATHPPVAAVSTVGAGDSALAGYLLAQGQGAAPADCLRQAVAHGAAAASLPGSTVPAVHQTTPDAVTITALRKD
- a CDS encoding DeoR/GlpR family DNA-binding transcription regulator, producing the protein MFAEERQQKIAELVAGTGRVTVTHLAERFRITTETVRRDLATLEVAGTVRRVHGGAVATDRFSTTEESITERAIQRPDQKVRIAEAALALIPRTSPGSVLIDGGTTTEVLADLLSRRTAVEPSDGTEARAELVAITHALPIAGKLSNIPGIALDVLGGRVRGITQVAVGQATVEAASRLRPDIAFIGTNGIHASFGLSTPDPEEAAVKAAFVRSARRIVVLADSSKLDTETLVQFASLKDLDTLITDSEPGPELAAALEDAGVDVVIA
- a CDS encoding DUF6458 family protein — translated: MRIGSSIFLIALGAILAWAVAPGLIPFVDQVLIGYILMAVGVIGLIASLILASPGRSRRISETRSVVDPNTGERITRNESRDGGL
- a CDS encoding alpha/beta hydrolase, with the protein product MKTVVWSKPDEERAGTPLLVMMHGYGTDESRMVRLFEYLPAEFTCAALRAPMAIGDHYGWFLLDYFLANDFADVIKASNAVQTWINSVKGQHTSVSLLGYSQGMAMASTLLRLHPKDYAAVVGLSGFVLENELLSLTESFDAPPPFFWGRDKADLVINEDAVAYTEEWLQDNTLLTARTYPGMGHAMSKTEMVDVSAFLRHYVLRANRTAGA
- a CDS encoding HAD family hydrolase, which produces MSENTATDQTVNSLTAWTGASAVLFDLDGVLTPTATVHEQAWQELFEGYLSSRPDITGYSESDYFDHIDGKPRFDGVRDFLASRGIVLPEGPTDDDPANTTVQGLGNRKNRIFNNIVSTGVEPFGGSVRFLAAVLDRGLKVAVVSSSRNAPAVLEAAGLSRHFRVVVDGVVAAREGLPGKPSPATYQYAARLLDLPSEECVVVEDAVSGVQAGEAGSFHSVIGVDRGAGRQTLLEAGATVVVNDLDELL